The DNA region GGCAGTTTGGCTTGCTTGACCAAATCCCAGGCAAGTTGCGTTTCGTCGGAGTAAATGCAGGCGCGCAGTGCAGTTTTTGCCGTTAAGATTTCGTTCATCTTGGCTTCTCGATCGCCCCGGCAGCGGCCGGTCCAGCCGAAATAATAGCTTTGCTCTAAAAGTCTTTTCGGCCAATCTGGCACTCAGCTACGAGACTCTGACGCAATTTGGCGGCCTGAACTAAGCGAATCTCCTATGAAACTAGTCAGCCACGAGACACTCGATTCAATCGACCAGCGCATCCTCGCCGAACTGATGCGCGACGCCAGGATAAGCGTCGCAGAACTCAGCCGCCGGGTAAATCTTTCTAAGACGCCCTGCCAGGCGCGCATCACTCGGCTCGAGAAAGCGGGCTACATATTGGGTTACCGCGCGGTAATCGACCCGAAGAAACTAGGTCAACCCCATATCGCTTTTGTGGAAGTGAAGCTGTCTGACACCCGTGCTCCAGCACTTCAGGCCTTCAACAAGGCTGTCCGCGCCATCCCCGAAGTGGAGCAGGCACACATGATCGCCTCGAGCTTCGACTACCTG from Devosia sp. RR2S18 includes:
- a CDS encoding Lrp/AsnC family transcriptional regulator, with the translated sequence MKLVSHETLDSIDQRILAELMRDARISVAELSRRVNLSKTPCQARITRLEKAGYILGYRAVIDPKKLGQPHIAFVEVKLSDTRAPALQAFNKAVRAIPEVEQAHMIASSFDYLLKVRTKDIADYREVLGEKLSALPHVAHTSTHVSMEAVKDEGESPR